CCGACACCTACCGTCACACCAGTACCAACCGTTAAGCCAACACCAACAGTAACACCGTCACCGATTCCAGAGCAGCCTACAGGTAACAGGGCAATCTTGGTCGTGACGATGAATACTGGGCTTGAAAAAGAATTTGATCTTCCAATGACTGAAGTCAATGCCTTTTTAAGTTGGTACGACGCATCCTCAGGATCGGCCCGTTATGGAATTAATAAGCACGACAATAACAAAGGGCCCTTTACTAGCCGCAAAGATTATGTAATCTTTGATAAGATACTTACCTTCAGCGTAGATGAGTATTCAGCGGAATAACTTTTTCTCCTAATAACTCTGTCAGTAATGGCAGGTTATTTTTTTATAAGGAAAGGATTCCTTACCACATATACATAATGTTACAAATGGATTAATCTATTCTTATGAATAATGAAAAATATCAATATAGAGATACTTACTTTACCGTAGGAAATCCAGTGATTTTGTGGGTCGCCGTATTTGTTCTGTTGGTGCTAATTTTTATTTTGGTCCTGTTAATTAAGAAATATCGGAAGAAAAGAAAGTGAGGTTGCATTTGTACTTCATACAAAGCCCTGGAGAGCGATATAGACTTCAAGGGTGGAATAGTCGAAGGGAAACATTGGGGGATGGTCAAGATTGCCGGAAGTTGCTTTCAGGCGTTTTAACACTTACCCCACCGCCAGCAGCATGACCAATTTGAACCGGTAAAAAAACAACAAGAGTGCCAGAAATCCCATTAATAATGTGTAACTTTTTTTCATTTCAAACTCCCTTTCTTTATATGTCAAAAATAAGTATAAGTAGTTAATTACAAAAAATCTATGAATTAAAAAGATTTATGAATCTATTAGTTTTTGCGGTGAGATAAATTTCATTTTTAGGAGGGGGGAGATTTAATAAGTGCAAAAGTAATTACAATCTAGTTTTATTTCCTAGATATACGACACAAAAAGTAAAAGTAATAATTAGTAATTAAATTCCATTAATTTGACAATTAATTTTATGAGGAATATAATGTAATAAACCATGGTAATAAAAACCAATTTATCTCGAGATTAAATTAAAAAGGAGACAATCGTGCTACGTAAAATTTCAACATTTGTATTGTCATCTCTTTTGGTCCTGTCTTTTAGTGTGCCTGCATTTGCAAGTAATGAACCTGTTGATACCACAAGAAATTCTACTCTTTCAGATTTAAAACAAGTAATTCAGAATCTTAACGAAGTTTATGGTGAAAAAACAACGATAACAATTAATGAAAGTGACTTAAGTGAGGAATATCTTCAATCATTATCAGCATATAATAACGAGGAGTTAGTGGATTATTTAACAGGTTTTTACGAAGATGCAGCAAATATTGAGTATAAAGTTGTAGATGTTAAAACTGTACCTGCTGAACCTGGAATGATAACTCCTTTTTATACCACTTATTTGAATAGAGAGTGTACTATATATTCAGGTATTCCTTCAGGTGGAGTGTCTTGGATTCATATAAGATATAATGCGCTTATCGGCGATAGTAATGATGGGCCGTATGATGGATTATTCTATGGCGGAAGAGTATTAGATAGTTGGCAAACTGGAACAGCTGTTGCAAGTTGGAAACATCAACTTGGGAATTTTCAACCATATGGAAATCAGGCAGATGTAACAGCTACTGGATTGCTAACTTACGGTATACCTAATACACCGCTATCAGTGACCACTCAACAAACGTTCCTTTATACCGATAGCATTCAAAATTATTAATTATTTGAGGTGGTTTCATGACTATGTTGAAGAAAAAAACCTACTGGATCACTACTTTAATAATTCTGATACTCTCGTTAATGAAACCTATCTCTATTGAATACACGGGCACAGCTTACGAATATAAATTTGGGGCTCTGTTTCCATTTCTTAGCCTTAGACTAAATGATTTTTCTTCTGGATATCAAGATATTTTTAGTATCTCTGCACAGGCTAAGAGTTATGAGCTAAACATTATTTCATTAGTTGGTGCTTGCATAGTTTGCTTTCTTATTTCCTATGTACTAATAAAAATTGCTATAGCACTTTTTGGGGAAAAAGCTAATTAGGTTTAGTTACTGAGGAGATAATAAATTTTAGTCAAATGTTAAATCCGCCAGAGTTCCTCAGGCGGATTTTTCAATTATATGTGAAAATAAAAAAACGTATTCGCATTTGGCTACAACAACTATACTTTAACGTAAAAGCTACCAGAGACTAGCATAAGGATCAAGGTCCCCCCGTCCTGCTATTAATGAGAAAAGAAAACCTTGAAAAATTAAGGTTTCTGTTTACTTTTAAATGACGGTGGTATGTCATCAATACTATTCAACCGACCAGCAAGCCCTTCCTCCCCGGTCAAAACCTCCACCATAATCCCCGCTCCCAAGCGAAATCCATACTTGAAACTAGCTGCCAACTCCATGCCGTGAGTTTGACCGTATAAGTCTAACAGTGCTTCTAACTCGTCGAATTCTTCCGCCGAGAGGCGTTCCTTCCAAATCTCTATGATGTCAGACACTCTTTTTCTTAAAATAGTGTATTGCGGGTCATTGGTTATCACTTGTTCATCTGGATGCAAGTTGCCGTGATACAGGCTCTCCAGGATACTGGCCAATTCCTCATCCCCTTCATTGACGAAGTACTTTGTGTTCTACAATAAAAGTAATTGACTGTTAAATCTACGGAGTATACTCTACAGAATGACAACTCAACCCCTATAATCTGACAGGTTATTCCTCCTGGAAGGAAATGATACTATGAATTAGGGCACGCTTTGCGAGTCTTTCCTATTGTGATTCGTCCCTACTATAATTCATTCCAACAAGGAGATCACATGATAACTTCAAGAAAATATACAGTATTCGATTTGATCGGGATTCCGCTCCGGGTGATTCCGGTGCAGACGGCGGCGTCGGTGGGGTATATGCTGGTGGACGCCCTGATGCCTGCTTATCAGACGCTGGTAATGGCTTATTTCATTAATACGGCGACCGATATTGTGAATGGCCGGGCGGACTATTCA
The sequence above is a segment of the Paenibacillus sp. FSL R7-0204 genome. Coding sequences within it:
- a CDS encoding DUF6809 family protein — encoded protein: MASILESLYHGNLHPDEQVITNDPQYTILRKRVSDIIEIWKERLSAEEFDELEALLDLYGQTHGMELAASFKYGFRLGAGIMVEVLTGEEGLAGRLNSIDDIPPSFKSKQKP